In Granulicella mallensis MP5ACTX8, the sequence ATAGCCAGGAAGCTTCGGGAGGGACCGGATATGGACAGAAAGGCTTTCCCGAAAAGGGACAAGGATCGGGAGCCTGGATCAGCTTCGATCCTGCGCAGGCAAAGCAGGTGCATGTGCGAGTCGGCATCTCTTACGTCAGCGAAGCCGATGCACGGGAGAATTTGAAAGCTGAGAATCCTGAAGGAACGACCTTTGAGGCTTTGCGAGAGAAGGCCCAGGCTGCGTGGAATCAAAAGCTGAGCCAGATTGAGATCGAAGGTGGAACGAACGATCAAAAAACGATCTTCACCACGGCCCTCTATCACTCTCTGATGACGCCGACTATCGCCAGCGATGTGAATGGAAAGTACCGCGGCATGGATGGACAGATCCACGAGGTAGCCAAAGGACAACGGGCACAGTACGCAAACTTCTCGGGATGGGATGTCTATCGCTCGCAGCTCCAGTTACTTACCTGGCTCGACCCGGCTCTAGGCAGCGACATCGCACAGAGCCTGCTGAATCAGGCACAGGCAAGCGACGGAACCTGGGACCGCTGGACACACAACTCCGGCGCTACGCATGTGATGAACGGAGACCCCGCAGCTCCCGCGCTGGCCGATATCTGGGCGTTTGGCGGACATGGGTTCGATGCTCACACCTCACTTGATTTGCTGGTCCGCGCGGCGGAACAACCGACCAAGGCTGATCTAAGCGATGCCGGCTGCCCGGTTGAATGTGCTGGAGAACGCCCAGGCCTCGACCAATGGCTCAAGCTGCACTACATCCCCGTAGGAGCTCCCGCATGGGGACCCACCGCAGACACGCTGGAGGATGTTACGGCTGAGTTCGGCATCTCTTCCCTGGCTCGCCGCCTGGGTGAGAAAGAGATCGCCGATCGCTTTGCCAAGCGCGCTGAATATTGGCGCAACCTCTGGAACCCGCATGCCACACCTGAAGGCGGTTACTTCCAGAACCGGAACGCCGATGGAACATGGGCCCTGGTAAAGGATGACAACGATAAGGCTGCACATCCTTTTGTTCCCTCCACCGAAGATGGTTTTGTAGAAGGCACCGCCGCTCAGTACGTCTGGATGGTGCCGTTCAATGTGCGCGGCCTGTTTGATGTGATGGGTGGCAACCAAAAAGCGACCGCTCGGCTGGACGCATTCTTCTACGACGCGAAAGGTGCCCCTGCGGTAACCAATGCCGGGCCGCTACATGCCGAATTGAATAATGAACCTTCGATCGAAACACCCTGGCTTTATGATTTCGCCGGCCAG encodes:
- a CDS encoding GH92 family glycosyl hydrolase, producing the protein MTLLNVRTVVLGVIAIAAVAGISEGQTQGPVSLVNPLIGTTAGGNVFPGATLPFGMVQFSPEASPIKPTGMIAAPGGYEYRATQIRGFSLTNVEGWGCAGGSGDIPLMPITEDVKESPSSDFRHAYASGFSHSKEIAHPGYYHVDLDNGVGVDLTASVHSGSALFHFPQGSAETVLIRTSDSEVGSTDAHTSVDAKARTVSGSVTSGNFCGYIDKVDQHSYYTVYFVAEFDQPILQSGTWQNAKLTPDSQEASGGTGYGQKGFPEKGQGSGAWISFDPAQAKQVHVRVGISYVSEADARENLKAENPEGTTFEALREKAQAAWNQKLSQIEIEGGTNDQKTIFTTALYHSLMTPTIASDVNGKYRGMDGQIHEVAKGQRAQYANFSGWDVYRSQLQLLTWLDPALGSDIAQSLLNQAQASDGTWDRWTHNSGATHVMNGDPAAPALADIWAFGGHGFDAHTSLDLLVRAAEQPTKADLSDAGCPVECAGERPGLDQWLKLHYIPVGAPAWGPTADTLEDVTAEFGISSLARRLGEKEIADRFAKRAEYWRNLWNPHATPEGGYFQNRNADGTWALVKDDNDKAAHPFVPSTEDGFVEGTAAQYVWMVPFNVRGLFDVMGGNQKATARLDAFFYDAKGAPAVTNAGPLHAELNNEPSIETPWLYDFAGQPWKTQQLVQTVLAHVWKNAPDGIPGNDDLGEMSSWAVFASLGLYPEIPGRAELLLGSPVFTKAVVHRAAGDIIIHAPAANPDTLYVTSLKVDGKAQTKPWLPETFALHGGTLDFDLTTTPNKSWGANPKDQPPSF